A window from Malassezia restricta chromosome I, complete sequence encodes these proteins:
- a CDS encoding mitochondrial organizing structure protein 2: MAQTDKLSVYPEADKELTVVETHTELERQVSRARQAVQSFSAKFLGSVRSGVNSVIKTEDKVEDRVSSLLAKNENLTPNGLYVGVLTLASMVFTRHRAFPIRWTVPPVVLVASMRYFLPGTSDNIAEYYEKKEEALSKPFSEARRAQWTRAKQFWYTGIDHLQMTREKLAGTWTSSVRGLEDSTGLQVSSILSGSDATPSATPNSAEPKQTRKLV, translated from the exons ATGGCCCAAACT GACAAGCTCTCTGTGTATCCTGAGGCTGATAAGGAATTGACCGTTGTGGAGACTCATACggagctcgagcggcaAGTgtctcgcgctcgccagGCCGTGCAGAGCTTTTCGGCCAAGTTCCTGGGATCTGTTCGCTCGGGTGTCAACTCCGTGATCAAGACGGAAGACAAGGTTGAAG ACCGCGTCAGCAGCCTGCTTGCCAAGAATGAAAACCTCACTCCCAACGGTCTCTACGTGGGTGTACTGACGCTTGCCAGTATGGTCTTCACGCGCCACCGCGCATTTCCTATACGATGGACTGTGCCTCCCGTTGTGCTTGTCGCATCCATGCGGTACTTCTTGCCTGGCACCAGTGACAATATTGCCGAGTACTACGAAAAGAAGGAAGAGGCCCTCTCGAAGCCATTTAGTGAggcgcgacgtgcccaATGGACCCGTGCTAAGCAGTTCTGGTACACTGGCATTGACCACCTTCAGATGACGCGCGAGAAACTTGCCGGCACGTGGACGTCCAGCGTACGAGGCCTGGAAGACTCGACGGGGCTTCAGGTGAGCTCGATTCTGTCCGGCTCCGATGCGACTCCCAGCGCCACACCAAATTCGGCAGAGCCGAAGCAAACGAGGAAACTCGTATAG
- a CDS encoding coiled-coil domain protein 130, translating to MQGFGMGRYRPRDEEAERRELEKSFHPLKSNGPRTTKVRFELPFSIWCDSCQNHLAQGVRFNAEKVPAGSYYSTPVWLFRCKCTMCKAPFEIRTDPKNTEYVVVSGARKQVREWEPSEDDVVIGRSEQSTSSMDGAFADIERQNLVKGSVSSYQDRIAELEQVSAEQWSDPYTMNARLRKAFRTEKHARIESELRDATLRERIGWSQDRILEPASSTEHGYTTPDIRRAWSESQQARKDSQRTPRQDHSLRSAQHLTPAAQKLARRLIANSHSKQAARRRQGL from the exons ATGCAGGGTTTTGGCA TGGGGCGATATCGTCCTCGCGATGAAGAAGCAGAGCGCAGGGAGCTTGAGAAGAGTTTTCATCCATTAAAAAGCAATGGCCCAAGGACGACCAAAGTGCGAT TTGAGCTTCCCTTTTCGATCTGGTG TGACTCTTGTCAGAATCATTTGGCCCAAGGTGTTCGTTTCAATGCTGAAAAGGTCCCAGCTGGCTCATATTATTCTACCCCAGTGTGGCTATTCCGATGCAAATGTACCATGTGCAAAGCACCGTTCGAGATACGCACCGATCCCAAA AACACGGAATATGTGGTCGTATCAGGTGCACGGAAGCAAGTACGGGAATGGGAACCCAGCGAAGATGATGTCGTGATTGGCAGAAGCGAGCAAAGCACATCGAGTATGGACGGCGCCTTTGCTGACATTGAGCGGCAAAATTTGGTGAAGGGCAGCGTTTCTTCCTATCAAGACCGCATAGCAGAGCTCGAACAGGTTTCTGCTGAGCAATGGTCTGATCCATACACGATGAATGCTCGACTTCGTAAGGCGTTTCGTACAGAAAAGCACGCACGCATAGAAAGCGAGCTACGCGACGCAACACTGCGCGAACGAATTGGATGGAGTCAAGATCGCATTCTAGAACCCGCGAGCTCTACAGAACATGGCTACACGACGCCAGATATCCGACGAGCATGGTCCGAGTCGCAACAAGCTCGGAAAGACTCTCAACGAACGCCCCGCCAAGATCATTCCTTGCGCTCTGCTCAACATCTAACACCAGCCGCTCAAAAGCTCGCCCGTCGCTTGATAGCCAACTCGCATTCCAAGCAGGCTGCCCGACGGCGTCAAGGCCTATGA
- a CDS encoding protein farnesyltransferase/geranylgeranyltransferase type-1 subunit alpha, with protein MVILSELTDQEKDLDEEMSAFDLHAPIWKDIVPVPQNDGPEPLCPILYDPQYVRAMSLFRALREKNEGQMEVSERALALTDMLVHMNPANYTVWQCRAHVLIQMALSGQENDRLYKELDFLDTFALVNMKNYQVWQHRKLIVSILGDPSRELEFVSSVLNHDGKNYHTWAYRQWILAHFGGLGLRDESVSAVGAGQYPHFWASDIAYADKMIQNDVRNNSAYNHRWYCIFGRAMHGRSELPAEMEEVRDAEINYALEKIAMAPHNASAWNYLRGLHLALQPKRALSSLNERIREYIVDQDQGDAAQLPEQDRPCKTPPYALEWLFDSCVETTEQDAMSKATRLDLLARLRRADPTREKYWLYREQTLP; from the exons ATGGTGATTCTCTCTGAGCTCACCGATCAAGAAAAAGATCTGGACGAAGAAATGTCTGCCTTTGATTTACATGCACCTATTTGGAAGGACATTGTTCCCGTCCCGCAGAACGATGGACCTGAACCACTATGTCCCATCTTGTACGACCCACAGT ATGTCAGGGCCATGAGCTTGTTCAGAGCACTAAGAGAAAAAAATGAAGGCCAAATGGAAGTATCAGAGCGCGCACTGGCCCTCACGGACATGTTAGTCCATATGAATCCTGCCAACTACACAGTATGGCAGTGCCGTGCGCATGTCTTGATCCAGATGGCATTATCAGGGCAGGAAAATGACCGCTTGTACAAAGAGCTGGACTTTCTTGACACGTTTGCATTAGTGAATATGAAGAACTACCAGGTCTG GCAACACCGGAAATTGATTGTGTCCATATTGGGTGACCCGTCTCGGGAACTTGAATTTGTTTCATCGGTGCTTAATCACGACGGGAAAAACTACCATACATGGGCGTATCGTCAATGGATTCTCGCGCATTTTGGGGGACTCGGCTTACGAGATGAAAGCGTTAGTGCCGTGGGAGCCGGCCAATACCCGCACTTTTGGGCTTCAGATATTGCCTATGCTGATAAAATGATACAAAATGACGTACGAAACAACAGTGCATACAATCATCGCTGGTACTGCATCTTTGGGCGTGCTATGCATGGACGAAGCGAGCTGCCCGCTGAAATGGAAGAGGTCCGCGATGCAGAAATCAA CTACGCACTGGAGAAAATTGCGATGGCCCCCCATAATGCAAGTGCTTGGAATTATCTTCGAGG ATTACATTTGGCACTCCAACCAAAGCGCGCTCTTTCGTCATTAAACGAGCGCATCCGTGAATATATCGTCGACCAGGATCAGGGCGATGCGGCTCAGCTTCCCGAACAAGATCGCCCTTGCAAAACACCACCGTATGCTCTGGAATGGCTTTTTGACAGCTGCGTCGAAACAACAGAGCAAGACGCTATGAGTAAGGCAACACGATTAGAC CTTCTCGCTCGTcttcggcgtgccgatccCACCAGGGAAAAGTACTGGTTGTATCGTGAACAGACGTTGCCATAG